From Gopherus evgoodei ecotype Sinaloan lineage chromosome 15, rGopEvg1_v1.p, whole genome shotgun sequence, one genomic window encodes:
- the MFSD11 gene encoding UNC93-like protein MFSD11 isoform X5, translating into MAVAIPVVAVVGPQLSMFVSGLFYSIYIAVFIQPFTWSFYTASVFIGIAAAVIWTAQGNCLTINSDENTIGRNSGIFWALLQSSLFFGNLYIYFAWRGKTHISESDRRTVFIALTVLSLVGTFLFFLIRKPEESNTLEEEVSSTDESIVDNSSVQSKATRAVDAFKRSIKLYFTKEILLLSVTTAYTGLELTFFSGVYGTCIGAVNRFGTEEKSLIGLSGIFIGIGEILGGGFFGLVNKDNRFGRNPVVMLGIVVHFVAFYLIFYNIPNDAPIASFEGTDNSAYMNPSKELAIFCSFLLGLGDSCFNTQLLSILGFLYSEDSAPAFAVFKFVQSICAAVAFFYSNYLLLQWQLLIMAVVGFFGTISFFTVEWEAAAFVARGSDYRSI; encoded by the exons ATGGCAGTGGCTATACCAG TGGTTGCTGTAGTGGGACCTCAATTATCCATGTTTGTTAGCGGTCTATTTTACAG CATATACATTGCGGTTTTTATCCAGCCTTTCACATGGTCCTTCTACACTGCTTCTGTTTTCATTGGGATAGCAGCTGCTG TAATTTGGACTGCACAGGGAAATTGCCTGACGATAAATTCAGATGAAAACACTATTGGGAGAAACAGTGGAATCTTCTGGGCACTTTTACAGTCCAG CTTGTTTTTTGGAAATCTTTATATATACTTTGCTTGGCGTGGGAAAACTCACATATCAG AGAGTGATCGCAGGACTGTTTTCATTGCTCTAACTGTCCTCAGTCTCGTGGGCACATTTCTGTTCTTTCTGATTAGGAAACCAGAGGAGTCAAACACACTGGAGGAGGAAGTCTCCTCCACTGACGAAAGCATTGTAGACAACTC GTCTGTCCAAAGCAAAGCAACGAGGGCAGTGGATGCATTTA AGAGATCTATTAAGCTATACTTCACCAAAGAGATTTTGCTCCTCAGTGTTACAACGGCTTATACAG GTCTGGAATTAACATTCTTTTCTGGAGTATATGGGACCTGTATTGGTGCTGTGAATAGATTTGGCACCGAAGAGAAAAGTCTTATTGGACTGTCTGGTATTTTTATTGGCATTGGAGAAATTTTAG GTGGAGGATTCTTTGGATTAGTGAACAAAGATAATCGCTTTGGCAGGAACCCAGTTGTGATGCTTGGCATTGTGGTCCATTTTGTAGCCTTTTACTTAATTTTTTACAACATACCAAATGATGCCCCCATTGCTTCCTTCGAAGGAACAGATAATAGCGCTTATATGAATCCAAg CAAAGAGTTGGCCATTTTTTGCAGTTTTCTGTTGGGACTAGGAGACAGCTGCTTTAACACCCAACTCCTCAGTATTTTGGGGTTCCTTTATTCAGAAGACAGTGCACCTGCCTTCGCTGTCTTCAAGTTTGTCCAG tCCATCTGTGCTGCAGTCGCATTTTTCTACAGCAACTACCTtcttcttcagtggcagctcctgaTCATGGCAGTGGTTGGGTTCTTTGGAACAATCTCCTTCTTTACTGTGgagtgggaagcagcagcatttGTCGCCCGTGGCTCTGACTACAGgagcatttga
- the MFSD11 gene encoding UNC93-like protein MFSD11 isoform X4: MLRMAIIYGVFSASNLISPSVVAVVGPQLSMFVSGLFYSIYIAVFIQPFTWSFYTASVFIGIAAAVIWTAQGNCLTINSDENTIGRNSGIFWALLQSSLFFGNLYIYFAWRGKTHISESDRRTVFIALTVLSLVGTFLFFLIRKPEESNTLEEEVSSTDESIVDNSSVQSKATRAVDAFKRSIKLYFTKEILLLSVTTAYTGLELTFFSGVYGTCIGAVNRFGTEEKSLIGLSGIFIGIGEILGGGFFGLVNKDNRFGRNPVVMLGIVVHFVAFYLIFYNIPNDAPIASFEGTDNSAYMNPSKELAIFCSFLLGLGDSCFNTQLLSILGFLYSEDSAPAFAVFKFVQSICAAVAFFYSNYLLLQWQLLIMAVVGFFGTISFFTVEWEAAAFVARGSDYRSI; the protein is encoded by the exons cATGGCCATTATTTATGGGGTGTTCTCTGCATCAAATCTTATTTCACCTTCAGTGGTTGCTGTAGTGGGACCTCAATTATCCATGTTTGTTAGCGGTCTATTTTACAG CATATACATTGCGGTTTTTATCCAGCCTTTCACATGGTCCTTCTACACTGCTTCTGTTTTCATTGGGATAGCAGCTGCTG TAATTTGGACTGCACAGGGAAATTGCCTGACGATAAATTCAGATGAAAACACTATTGGGAGAAACAGTGGAATCTTCTGGGCACTTTTACAGTCCAG CTTGTTTTTTGGAAATCTTTATATATACTTTGCTTGGCGTGGGAAAACTCACATATCAG AGAGTGATCGCAGGACTGTTTTCATTGCTCTAACTGTCCTCAGTCTCGTGGGCACATTTCTGTTCTTTCTGATTAGGAAACCAGAGGAGTCAAACACACTGGAGGAGGAAGTCTCCTCCACTGACGAAAGCATTGTAGACAACTC GTCTGTCCAAAGCAAAGCAACGAGGGCAGTGGATGCATTTA AGAGATCTATTAAGCTATACTTCACCAAAGAGATTTTGCTCCTCAGTGTTACAACGGCTTATACAG GTCTGGAATTAACATTCTTTTCTGGAGTATATGGGACCTGTATTGGTGCTGTGAATAGATTTGGCACCGAAGAGAAAAGTCTTATTGGACTGTCTGGTATTTTTATTGGCATTGGAGAAATTTTAG GTGGAGGATTCTTTGGATTAGTGAACAAAGATAATCGCTTTGGCAGGAACCCAGTTGTGATGCTTGGCATTGTGGTCCATTTTGTAGCCTTTTACTTAATTTTTTACAACATACCAAATGATGCCCCCATTGCTTCCTTCGAAGGAACAGATAATAGCGCTTATATGAATCCAAg CAAAGAGTTGGCCATTTTTTGCAGTTTTCTGTTGGGACTAGGAGACAGCTGCTTTAACACCCAACTCCTCAGTATTTTGGGGTTCCTTTATTCAGAAGACAGTGCACCTGCCTTCGCTGTCTTCAAGTTTGTCCAG tCCATCTGTGCTGCAGTCGCATTTTTCTACAGCAACTACCTtcttcttcagtggcagctcctgaTCATGGCAGTGGTTGGGTTCTTTGGAACAATCTCCTTCTTTACTGTGgagtgggaagcagcagcatttGTCGCCCGTGGCTCTGACTACAGgagcatttga